GGGAGCACTGGGAGTTCACGGGCCTGAACCTGCACCGCACCAACCGCATCGCGCGCACCTGGCGGCCGTCGGCGGAGCTGGCCGCCCTCCTGGCCCGCCTGCCCGGGCCCCAGACCTGGCTCGCCGTCACCGAGCCGTGGTGCGGCGACTCGGCCCAGTGCCTGCCCTGCATCGCGGCCCTCGCCGCGGCGCGCGACGACATCGACCTGCGCCTGGTCCTGCGCGACGCGCACCCGGAGATCATGGACCGCTACCTGACCAACGGATCGCGCAGCATCCCCATCCTGGTCGGGCTGGACGCCGCCGGCACCGAGCTCTTCCGCTGGGGTCCGCGCCCGGCCGCCGCCCAGGACGTCGTGGTCGCGGCCAGGGCCGAGGGCCTGGCGAAGCCCGACGTGCTCGAGCGCCTGCACCTGTTCTACGGGCGCAATCGCGGCCAGGCCCTGGACGCCGAGTTCGTGGCGGTCTTCGCCGCCGTCGCCGGCGGGGGCCGCGCGTGATCCTGCA
This portion of the bacterium genome encodes:
- a CDS encoding thioredoxin family protein, which codes for MSEILELIAAAALDPAAYQAEFERQAATEPGPDADAETREHWEFTGLNLHRTNRIARTWRPSAELAALLARLPGPQTWLAVTEPWCGDSAQCLPCIAALAAARDDIDLRLVLRDAHPEIMDRYLTNGSRSIPILVGLDAAGTELFRWGPRPAAAQDVVVAARAEGLAKPDVLERLHLFYGRNRGQALDAEFVAVFAAVAGGGRA